The window GGAGCTGGTCCAGCAGGTCCGGGGTCAGCGCCCCGAAGCCGGTGGAGGCCCACGGCTCGGCGCCGGAGTCCATGTAGTGCACCACTGTGTCCTCGGTGGGCAGATCGAGGATCTCGGGTTCGCGGCGCCGGCCGATGTGGCGGCGGCAGGAGCGGCAACACGGCACCTCGCGGGTGCCGGCCGTCGTGGTCCAGGGCGCACGCGCGTCGGCCGGGCCGTGCAATGGGTTGAAGAAGCAGACCACCGTCGGTTTCCATGGATTGCCGGCCACGGCGTGGTCGAGGGCTTCGTCGCCGCGGCGGGCAAGCACCATGGCGCCGATCGAGTCGGCGGCGTCGTCGGACCGGTCCAGGACGGCTGTGGCCGCCTGGTAGTGGTTGAGCGCGGCGCCCCATGCGTCGTTGTCGGAGCTCTCCTCGATCTCCAGCTCGCGGATGCGCTCACCCAGCGCCGTGCACTCGGCCTCGGCCCGCCGCCGCCACTCCTGGGTCTGGGCTGACGAGATCCGCTGCAATGCCCGCCGCTTCAGCCGGACGCCCTTGCGACGGGCTCGGCGGCGGCTCAGGACGGCGAGGACGACCATCGCGGCGATCCCCGTCGCCACACCGATGGCCACGGCCGGGTCCATACCCAGGATCTGAGCGGGCTCACCGTCCGTGCTCTGCACGCTGCCCGTTTCGGCCCGCTCCGGGAAGTGCTCGTCGTAGATGGTCTCGGCGTCACCGCCGGTGAAGATCTCGACCGCCTCCCGCATTTGCAGCCCGAGGTCACTGGGGTAACGGTCTTGGGCCACACTCGTGGCGAGAAAGTCATCTGGGCCAGGACGCCCGCCGTAGCTCGTGGTGGTCACGGACCAGCCGTAATCCAGCGATCCGCGGGAGACGAAGAAGGTTCCGTCCTCCTGGAGCTGGCGGTTGACCAGCGTGACGAGTTGGTTCGCCGACACATCCGCACCATGTTCCAGGGGTACCGCGACGACGAAGACCCGGGGATCCGCGCCGGCCACCAGAGCCGTGATCTCGCCGAGTTGCTCGTCGGTGAAGACATCGGCCAGCGAAGAGTCCACGTGCACGCCGTCGTCGGCGAGGTCGGCCGCGATCTCCTCCGGGTCGGGCTGGTAGGACTCCGTCTCGGTCACGCTGCCGCCCTCCGTCGCCGCACGATGAACCAGCCGGTCAGACCCATCGCGCCGACGAGCCCGCCGCCGAAAACGCCGATCAGCAGGCCCGCGGCGATCACGCCTGCGGTGCCTTCCCAGTCGCTGCTGTGGGTGCTCTCCCCCAGCTCGTAGTCCCGTCCGTCGTTCTCCGCGATCTTCTCGAGCAGCCGGCTGGTCTCCCGGCTGCTGGACCATTGCTCGTCCGGGGAGTCGGAGACGGAGAAGCGTTCGGCGTCGATGCCCACGTCCGCACTGTCCAGTCCGCCACTTTCGGGACTGACCTGGAGGTATACACCGGGGCGGTCGAGTCGCAGACCGATCTGCCGCAGCACGTCGCGTCCGGACCGGTAACCGGCTTGCCGGCTCTCCGGCCAGACCACCACGAACACCTGCGGGTCAGCGGCTGCCGCCGCCTCGTCAATCCGGGCCAGCTCCTCGGCGGTGAAAGCCTCCTCAGAAGCGGGATCGACGTAGACGTGGGACTCGCCCAGGCCGTCTGCGGCCATGCGGGCGCGCTCGGTTGTGTATGTCTCGTCGGGCACACCCGATGAGGTGATCGACCAGGCGGCCGAGCCACCAGCAGCTGCGCACACCACGGTGAGCAACAGGCCTATGACGATCTTCTTGTTCATCGGCGCGCGCTCCGATCCGCGAGAACCTGTTCGGCGAGATCGCCCACCAGGGCGCCGTAGCCGGTCCGCGCCCATACGGTAGAGGTATCGACATAGGGTTCCCACCCACGAACACGTTTCCGCACCGACAGGAACGCCCCCTGCCGCCGGCCGCACGCTGAGCAGACCGGCGCGTCGATCGACGACCCGTCCACCCGGACGGTGTCGCGCGCCTCGCCATGCAGGGGATTGATGAGACATGGCCGGAAAACCTGGCGCTCAGGTTCCCTGACCCGGTCCACCTCACGCTCTGCCGTCAAAGCGAGCACGTAAGCACCCACGGAATCGAGCTCGTCGCCCGTGTCCAGGACACGTTCAGCAGCTTGGATCGCGGTGGCCGCCAGCTCACCCGCCTCCGAGGTCAGCTCTGTGCCTGACAGCGCGTCGAAACGTCGCCGCGCTTTATCGAGGCGTTTCCTCGCCCGCATGGGCATGCCCTCCGGCACTGCCTCGTAGGCAGGTCGGCGAGCCTGGGCTCCCGCCTTGGCTCGCAGCGGCTTGGCCCGCGCTATACCCGTCGTGACGATGAGCCCGGCAACCAACACACCCGAAGCCGTGGACAAGGTGGCCACCCAGCGGTCGGCCTTGGCGTCGGCGACTGGCTTGGTGAAGTCCGGGATGAACGCCCATGGCTGGCTCGCGTACTCGTCAACCACTGACGGTGCCGGCTCCGCACCAGCCGTCGCGGCCGCTCGCACCACAAGGACCGCTTCGAAGAGCGCCGATGCTCGTGGATACTCACCCGGTCCGCGGGCTTCGGCCTCTCGCAACGCCATGTAGGTATTGCGCAGGTCAAAGTCGTCCGGAGCACCCCAGATGCCTGTATATGCCGAAGGCGACTCTAGGAAGTCCACGTGGAAGATACCGTCGCCCAGCTCTTCACGGAGGAGGATCGCCACCTGCTCGGCAGGCTGCTCCGTCGGTCCCACCTCGTCGGGCAGGTGCGCCAGCACCACGTAGACCGGGATGTCGGCGCCCGCCGCCGCCTCGCTGAGCACGTCATGGGCGAGCAAGGAGTCACCCATACCCATGGATGGCTGAACCAGGATGGGGTCGTCGCGCAAATGCTCGATGATCTCCTCGACGGTGGCGGCGTGCACTGGTTCTTCGTCGACACTGGCCGCGATTGCGGCCGGTGCGCCGAAGAAGGCAACGCAGACGGCCAGCGCCGCCGCACGTAAGACGCGGCGGCGGCGAAACGGTGCGGCACTTGCAGTCAAGGCTCCGGGCACCAAAGGAGTCTAAGCTCTGGCCGAGAACACTGCATCGCGAGTCCAGCCTCGCGCGACCGGTTGTCAGCCCCGGCGAACCAGCGCGCGGACGCTGATCACCAGCCCGATCGCGCACCAGGCCAGCAGCACGACGAGATCCTGCCAGCTGGCGCTGTAGCTGTCCGACAGCAGGCCGGCGCGGAGCAGATCCCCCGCGGGCCGGAAGGGAAGCACGTCGTGCAGCGACTGGAACCACGCGGGCAGCTGGCCCACCGGGAAGGTGATCGGTGAGAACAACAGCACGAAGAAGACCAGCACCTGGGTGGTGAGCTGTGCCAGCAATGGGGGCAGCAGCACCGCGATCGCGTAGCCGACAGCAGTGGCCATCACCGCGGTCAGCGCGGACGCGGCCACCAGCAGGGGCCAGTCGAAGGAATAGCTGAAGTTGTACCGCAACTGCGCCACAACCACCGCGACGACAACCCCCGGCAAGGCGACCACCAGCCACACCGTGAGATCGGCCAGCAACAGAAGCGGACGTGGCACCGGCAGCGCACGCAGATAAGTGAATGTGCCGCTGGTACGCGCTTGTGCCACCCCCTGAGGCACCATGACCAGGCCGATGATCATCACCAGCACGGTTGGCGCCCCCGTCGACAGGAACTGCGCGGTGGGGGTGTCGATGCCGGGAATGAGGAACCCGAAGCCGACGATGATGCCGGCGGCAAGCAGCGCCTGAACGACGACTACCAGCGGCAGCACCGCGCCGGTCTGCGCCATCGTCCAGCGCAACAGCGCCCCGTAGATCGTCAACATGCCGGTTCGCGCGGGAACGCCGGCGCTGACCCGTGCTCGGCGTGCGACGGTGGTCGGCTCAGGCATCGGTAGCTTCCTCCGTGATGGCGGCCGCGTCGGCAGTGGCGGCGAGGTAGGCGTCCTCGAGTGTGACGGGGGCCAGTGCGTAGCCCTCGATGCGTTCGTGCGTGCGAAGCGTGGTGGCCCAGGCGACGGCGGCCTCGGCGTCGGCCGCGCTCAGGGTCAGCAGAACCCGCCGGCCGGCCCGGACCCGGCGAGTAATCGGGATCGGCACGTCGATCGACGACTCGGACGGGTCGTCGCCATCCGGATGCAGCGACAGCTCGAGGCGCAGGTAGTCGTCGCTTGTGCCGCGGAGCCGGCTCGGCGAACCGGCCACGACGACCCTGCCTCGGTCGAGCACCACGAGTTCGTCCACCACCCGCTCGGCCTCCACGACATTGTGGGTGACAAGCAGCACCCCCGCGCCGTCGTCGCCGAGCCGGCGGACGGTCTCCCACAGCCGTCGGCGCCGGGCCGCATCGACGTCGTTGGTCGGCTCATCGAGGATGACGAGCGGCACCGGCGCGACCGCGGCCATCGCGAATGCGGTCAGACGGCGCACGCCGCCGGACAGTCCGCCGCCATCAGGCGTAGCCCGCCGGTCGAACCACTCGCGGATGTCCAGCTCGTCGGCCAAGGCGTGCGCGGCAGCCCGCGCTTTCCCCTTGGACAAGCCACGCAGCCGGCCGGCGATCTCGATCGCCGCTCTGGGCGTCAGACCGTCCAGCGGTGCTTGTGCCTGGGGTTGTAGTGCGACGCAACGGCGTGCCGTCGCGGGATCGGCGATCACGTCCACACCTGCCACCCGGATCGAACCGCCGTTTGGCCGCAGCAGCCCCACAACCTGGGAGACCAGCGTGGTCTTGCCAGCGCCGTTGTGTCCCAGCAGCCCAACCACCTCCCCCGGCCTGACGCGTAGGCCGACCTCGTCGTTCGCGACGACCGAACCAAACCGCCGCGTGACCCCTTCGACCTCCAGCACTGCGCCACCCATAGCGATCCTCGCGTCCATTTCAGATACCGTTGGTATTTCGATACTGAAGGTATCGCGATGCCGACGGTACGTCAATTAGGATGCAGTCATGGACCGACACCACTCGACGGCTCCGCCCCGGGCGCGGCCGAGCCGAGCCGAGCGCAAGCAAGAGACTCGTGATGCGCTCATCCTGGCTGCCCGAGTGGCATTTGCCCGTGACGGCTACCACGGTGCGAACCTCGAGGGGATCGCCAACGAGGCCGGATTCTCCAAAGGTGCGGTCTACTCGAACTTCGAGGGCAAGGCGGAACTGTTCCTCGCGGTGATGGACGACAACCTTCAGGTGCTGCGCGGTGATGCGTGGGACCCGTTCGCGGTTGTCGAGACCACGGACACGTGTAAGCCCGAACCGGGCGTCACCCCCGACCAAGAAGCGGCCGAGATGGTGCGCGGCCTGGGGCTGGCGACACTGGAGTTCGTCGCAACCGCCGCTCGAGACGAAACCCTCATCCACTCGCTCCGCGCCCGGGTCCAGGTGCTGATCGACGCCTACGAACGTGTCGCGGCATCGGGCCGCACGGACGGCGACCCCCTCCCGGTCGAGGCTGTCGCACAGCTGATGGCCGCACTGGACCAAGGGATTTCGGTACTGGCGCTCAGCGGCGTGGCCTCCATCGATGGCGCACTCATGCGCGCCGGTCTGCGGCGGCTCATCGACCCCGCCGATGCCGCCACCGAGCCGGCGCCGGCCACCGAAGATGTCTCGTGGCCCCTGCCGGACGTCCAGGAGGTACGCCGGCTCCTCCACGACACCGGCTCCTGATTCTCACTACCCGACCGACGCGGCTCAGACGCGAGATGCACTGGGGTCATAGCCGTCGTGTCCGGTGTGCCAGGCGCGCCACAGCTTGGCATAGTGGCCGCCTGACCCGACGAGTTCGTCGTGGGTACCCAGCTCGACCAGTTCGCCTGCCTCCAGCACGGCGATCCGATCCGCGTCGTGGGCGGTCTGCAGGCGATGCGCGATGGCGATGACGGTGCGGCCGCGCAGTACCGCGGCCAGAGATCGCTCGGCATCCCTCGCTGTCCGCGGATCAAGCAGCGCCGTCGCCTCGTCCAAGATCACCGTATGCGGGCCGGCCAGCACAACCCGCGCCAACGCAACTTGCTGGGCACGCGCGCCATCAAGGCTGATCTCAGCACCAACCCCGGCATCCAGACCGTGCGGCACGTCATCGATCCAGGACGCGCCCACAGCCGCGAGCACACCACGCAGCTCCTCATCGCTCGCCTCCGGTCTTACCAAGCGCAGGTTGTCCCGTACCGTGCCACCGAAGACATGATGTTCCTGGGTCACGAGCACCACGTGTTCGCGGAGCAGGTCCGGCGACAGGTCCGCCACCGAAGCGCCGCCGACTGTCACCGATCCGGAATCCGGCCGGTCCAGCCCCGCCATCAGCCGCGCCAGGGTGGACTTCCCCGCCCCGGACGTTCCGATGACGGCCAGCCGCTCCCCCGGCCGTACCACCAGGTCCACGCCACGCAAGACGTCCCGCTCACCGTCGTAGGAGTAGTGGACGCCGCGCACCTCGATACGGTCGCCCTCAGGCACCGCTGCGGCCCGGGACTCTTCGCGCGGAACCTTGGCAAGACCTTCGACCCGCGCGTAGGACACCGCCGCGCCCTGCAATTGCTCGACCCACAAGGTCAGCGTGTCCAACGGGCCGGCCAGCTGCCGCAGGTACACCGTCGCGGTCACCACCACGCCGATGCTGACCAGCCCGTTCGCGTGAAGCGCGCCACCTACCAGGAGCACACCGGCAGGGGGCAGCGCAACCGAGATGTCGAACGACGGGAACAACACGGTCCGTAGCCGCAGCGTCCGCAGCCGGGCAGCCCGGACGTCGGCGATGGCGGCCTCCGCGGCCTCCGCCCGCCGGCGCTCCAGCCCGAGCATCTCGACGGTGCGGGCGCCCTTCGCGGTGCTGGTGACGACGTCGGCCAGTTGTGCACCGGCGGCGGCCTGGGCCAGGTAGGCCGGACGGGCCCGCCGGAGATACCAGCGCAACGCGACGCCCACACCGAGCAGGCATGCCAATCCGCACAGCCCCAGCAGCGGATCCAATACGAGTACCGCGACGATGATGAACAGGGCCTGGACAATGGCCACGACGACCTCGGGCACCGCCAGGCGCAATGTCATGGCGACGACCGAGACGTCAGTGCTGCCGCGGGCGATCATTTCGCCCGCCGGAACGTGCTCCGCGACCGACGGAGGCAGTGCCAATGTGCGAGACAGGAACCGCTCACGGACGCGCGCCGCAGTGCGCTCACCGAACCGGTAACCAACGCCGAGCGCCCACCGGGTCAGCACCGTCTGAGCGATGGTAAACACCAGGACGCCAAGCGCCAGCCGGTCCACGGTGCCGAGCACGTCGCCGGAACCATCCCGGACCGTGTCGACGATCCGGCCGAGCAGCCACGGCCCCACCAGTCCCGCTGCGGAGGCCAGGCTGTTGAGCATGATCAGACCGGCCACCGCACCGCGGTCAGCGCGCAGATCACCCCATGCCGCGGACCGGACTCCGGCCGTCCGCGCCACGGGAAGAGCCGCGCTCACGAGCTCACCTGTCCGCTCTGCACACGCGATACCAGGTCCCGGTATGCGGCGCTCTCTCGGACCAATTCCTCGTGGGTACCGGCACCCGCCACGTGACCGTCGACCAAGAAGATCACCTCGTCGGCCTGACTGAGAATCAGCGGCGAGGTGGTTGTGACCACCGTGGTCAGACCGCTGCGGGCCGTCTGCAATCGATCGACCGCGGCGGCCTCGGTATGCGCGTCGACCGCAGAGGTGGGTTCCACCGCCAGCAGCACCTCCGGTTGGGCGTAGACCACGCGAGCCAGCCGCAGCCGCTGCCGCTGACCACCTGACAGGGTGGTGCCGCCGGAGGCGACTGTGGTATCCAGCCCCTCTGGCAACGCCTCCACGACATCTTCAGCGACGGCAGTCCGCACAGCCTCGCGGATGCGGTCGTCGTCCGGCTCATACCGGCCCGCGACGATCTCCCGCACCGTGCCCGCGAACAACTCGGCGTCGTTGTCGGCAACAACCAGCCGCTTCCATGACCGCTCGGCTGCGACCACGGCACCGTGTACCCCATCCGCCGTCGCGTCGCCGCGCGCCGACCCGCCCAACCGCTCCACAACCCCGGCTGTCTCGTCCGGTCGCCCGCTCACCAGAGCCGTGAACAGCCCGGGACGGACCACCACGCCCGACGTCGAATCGGCGAGCGGTTCACCACCGGCCCAGGGGCCGACCGCATCGCCGTCGTCATCGTGGGGGCGCACGTTGAGGAGGTCGACGATGCGCCTGCCCGCGACACGGGCACGAGCGATGTCACCACCACCCTCGATCAGAGCCGACACCGGCACGAACAGCACGGCGACATAGCCATACACCGCGACCAGGTCTCCGATGGTGATCTCGCCTCGCGCGGCCATCCTCGCCGCCAGCCACAACACCACAGCGACAAACAGCGCAGGCAGGCCGCTCGCCAGCGCACTCACCCAGCTGGTGGGGCCGCTGACACGGTACCCGCGCCGCACCAGCACCCGCGACTGCTGCCCGAAGCGCTCGGACACGAACTCCTTGCCCCCGAGACCGTTGAGCACCCGCAGCCCGCCCACGATGTCCACCAGGCGCGTGGTCAGCTGGCCTTGGTGTACGCGGTAATCCCCACCGGCCCGTTCGATCCGCCGCAGCAGCGGAGCGATGACGCCCGCCACCAAGGGCACGCCGGCGAGCACCACCACAGCCAGCGACGGCGAGATCGTGAACAACACGACGGCGACCAGCGCGTAAGCCACGACCGCGCCGATACCCGGTCCGGTGACGGTCATCGACTGTGCCACAACCTGGACGTCGGTGACACCGATCGTCGCTACTTCGCCGGTGCCGACCCGCCGGGAGAATGTAGAGCCCAGCCGGGCGGTGTGCCGGACCACCGCGCGCACGGTACGAAACGAGGCGTCCATACGCGCTCGTGTCATCATGCGGTGGCGCGAGATCGCCAAGACGGCAATGATCATGCCTATGCCCACAAGGACGACAGACCACAAGACCAGGGCTGCCATGTCTCCAGCGACCAGACCATCGTCCACCGCACGCGCCAGCACCCACGGAGGCACGGCCAGGCTGACCATCCAGCAACTGCCCAGGACAGCACCCGCCGCTACGCGGCGTGCCTGTG is drawn from Phytoactinopolyspora mesophila and contains these coding sequences:
- a CDS encoding ABC transporter permease, with the translated sequence MPEPTTVARRARVSAGVPARTGMLTIYGALLRWTMAQTGAVLPLVVVVQALLAAGIIVGFGFLIPGIDTPTAQFLSTGAPTVLVMIIGLVMVPQGVAQARTSGTFTYLRALPVPRPLLLLADLTVWLVVALPGVVVAVVVAQLRYNFSYSFDWPLLVAASALTAVMATAVGYAIAVLLPPLLAQLTTQVLVFFVLLFSPITFPVGQLPAWFQSLHDVLPFRPAGDLLRAGLLSDSYSASWQDLVVLLAWCAIGLVISVRALVRRG
- a CDS encoding ATP-binding cassette domain-containing protein; this translates as MGGAVLEVEGVTRRFGSVVANDEVGLRVRPGEVVGLLGHNGAGKTTLVSQVVGLLRPNGGSIRVAGVDVIADPATARRCVALQPQAQAPLDGLTPRAAIEIAGRLRGLSKGKARAAAHALADELDIREWFDRRATPDGGGLSGGVRRLTAFAMAAVAPVPLVILDEPTNDVDAARRRRLWETVRRLGDDGAGVLLVTHNVVEAERVVDELVVLDRGRVVVAGSPSRLRGTSDDYLRLELSLHPDGDDPSESSIDVPIPITRRVRAGRRVLLTLSAADAEAAVAWATTLRTHERIEGYALAPVTLEDAYLAATADAAAITEEATDA
- a CDS encoding TetR/AcrR family transcriptional regulator; the protein is MDRHHSTAPPRARPSRAERKQETRDALILAARVAFARDGYHGANLEGIANEAGFSKGAVYSNFEGKAELFLAVMDDNLQVLRGDAWDPFAVVETTDTCKPEPGVTPDQEAAEMVRGLGLATLEFVATAARDETLIHSLRARVQVLIDAYERVAASGRTDGDPLPVEAVAQLMAALDQGISVLALSGVASIDGALMRAGLRRLIDPADAATEPAPATEDVSWPLPDVQEVRRLLHDTGS
- a CDS encoding ABC transporter transmembrane domain-containing protein is translated as MSAALPVARTAGVRSAAWGDLRADRGAVAGLIMLNSLASAAGLVGPWLLGRIVDTVRDGSGDVLGTVDRLALGVLVFTIAQTVLTRWALGVGYRFGERTAARVRERFLSRTLALPPSVAEHVPAGEMIARGSTDVSVVAMTLRLAVPEVVVAIVQALFIIVAVLVLDPLLGLCGLACLLGVGVALRWYLRRARPAYLAQAAAGAQLADVVTSTAKGARTVEMLGLERRRAEAAEAAIADVRAARLRTLRLRTVLFPSFDISVALPPAGVLLVGGALHANGLVSIGVVVTATVYLRQLAGPLDTLTLWVEQLQGAAVSYARVEGLAKVPREESRAAAVPEGDRIEVRGVHYSYDGERDVLRGVDLVVRPGERLAVIGTSGAGKSTLARLMAGLDRPDSGSVTVGGASVADLSPDLLREHVVLVTQEHHVFGGTVRDNLRLVRPEASDEELRGVLAAVGASWIDDVPHGLDAGVGAEISLDGARAQQVALARVVLAGPHTVILDEATALLDPRTARDAERSLAAVLRGRTVIAIAHRLQTAHDADRIAVLEAGELVELGTHDELVGSGGHYAKLWRAWHTGHDGYDPSASRV
- a CDS encoding ABC transporter ATP-binding protein, which produces MGLGLASREPVDEDWVSPARRDTRSPLRFLFWLARSQARRVAAGAVLGSCWMVSLAVPPWVLARAVDDGLVAGDMAALVLWSVVLVGIGMIIAVLAISRHRMMTRARMDASFRTVRAVVRHTARLGSTFSRRVGTGEVATIGVTDVQVVAQSMTVTGPGIGAVVAYALVAVVLFTISPSLAVVVLAGVPLVAGVIAPLLRRIERAGGDYRVHQGQLTTRLVDIVGGLRVLNGLGGKEFVSERFGQQSRVLVRRGYRVSGPTSWVSALASGLPALFVAVVLWLAARMAARGEITIGDLVAVYGYVAVLFVPVSALIEGGGDIARARVAGRRIVDLLNVRPHDDDGDAVGPWAGGEPLADSTSGVVVRPGLFTALVSGRPDETAGVVERLGGSARGDATADGVHGAVVAAERSWKRLVVADNDAELFAGTVREIVAGRYEPDDDRIREAVRTAVAEDVVEALPEGLDTTVASGGTTLSGGQRQRLRLARVVYAQPEVLLAVEPTSAVDAHTEAAAVDRLQTARSGLTTVVTTTSPLILSQADEVIFLVDGHVAGAGTHEELVRESAAYRDLVSRVQSGQVSS